In one Dama dama isolate Ldn47 chromosome 5, ASM3311817v1, whole genome shotgun sequence genomic region, the following are encoded:
- the LOC133057797 gene encoding ATP synthase membrane subunit K, mitochondrial-like yields the protein MAGPEADAQFHFTGIKKYFNSYTLTGRMNCVLATYGSIALIVLYFKLRSKKTQAVKAT from the coding sequence ATGGCAGGTCCAGAAGCTGATGCCCAGTTCCATTTCACTGGtatcaaaaaatatttcaacTCTTACACTCTCACAGGGAGAATGAATTGTGTGCTGGCCACATATGGAAGTATTGCTTTGATAGTCTTATACTTCAAGTTAAGGTCTAAAAAAACTCAAGCTGTGAAAGCAACATAA